CATGGTCATCAGGGCGTCGTTATCTGGTTTACTGGGTTGTCTGGATCCGGTAAATCCACGCTGGCGGGGGCGCTGGAACAGGCGCTACATCGGCGTGGTGTCAGCACCTACCTGTTGGATGGTGACAACGTGCGGCACGGGTTGTGCCGTGATTTAGGCTTCACCGACGACGATCGGCGCGAAAACATCCGCCGCGTGGGTGAAGTTGCCAAACTGATGGTGGATGCGGGTCTGGTGGTCCTGACCGCGTTTATCTCGCCGCACCGCGCCGAGCGTAAAATGGTGCAGGATTTACTGGGCGAAGGGCAGTTCATCGAAGTCTTCGTGGATACGCCGTTAGCGACCTGTGAAGCGCGCGATCCTAAGGGTTTGTATAAAAAAGCCCGTGCGGGAGAGCTACGTAATTTCACTGGGATTGACTCGGCGTATGAAGCGCCGGAAGCGCCGGATAGTCATCTGGATGGCGAACAATTCGTAACAAATTTGACAGACCAATTGTTAGATCTGCTTGGCAAGCGAGCTATTATCAAGCTCTGATGTCCCCGCTTTTT
This genomic interval from Pectobacterium aquaticum contains the following:
- the cysC gene encoding adenylyl-sulfate kinase, giving the protein MRWYVATSHIGVRAICWEANNVSLRDEPTDDNVVWHAHDVTRESREKLHGHQGVVIWFTGLSGSGKSTLAGALEQALHRRGVSTYLLDGDNVRHGLCRDLGFTDDDRRENIRRVGEVAKLMVDAGLVVLTAFISPHRAERKMVQDLLGEGQFIEVFVDTPLATCEARDPKGLYKKARAGELRNFTGIDSAYEAPEAPDSHLDGEQFVTNLTDQLLDLLGKRAIIKL